A single genomic interval of Aureliella helgolandensis harbors:
- a CDS encoding YciI family protein, producing MKFVCLGFIEESKLEAVSPEEGQRMMDECFAYDDELRRGGHFLGGEALQSARNAVTLRMKNGAVDVTDGPYVETKEMLGGILLLEARDLNHAIALMSNHPGVRMGPFEIRPADEAINKLIADRDAAVGNG from the coding sequence ATGAAATTTGTATGCTTGGGTTTCATCGAAGAATCGAAGCTGGAGGCAGTTTCTCCAGAGGAAGGGCAACGCATGATGGATGAGTGTTTTGCCTACGACGATGAGCTACGGCGGGGCGGGCACTTTCTGGGCGGAGAAGCACTGCAATCAGCACGAAACGCAGTCACGCTGAGAATGAAGAATGGCGCTGTCGATGTGACCGATGGGCCATACGTTGAAACCAAGGAAATGCTGGGCGGAATCCTGCTGTTGGAGGCTCGCGACTTGAATCATGCGATCGCACTGATGTCGAATCATCCCGGAGTAAGGATGGGACCGTTCGAAATACGCCCTGCCGATGAAGCAATCAACAAGCTGATTGCCGATCGGGATGCCGCTGTCGGCAACGGGTAG